The genomic window CTCAGCTTGAGCTCGTCGAGCTGTTGGTCGAGCGTGCGGTATTCGCGCAGCACCAGGTTCACGGTGGCGCGCAGGGGCACGCCTTCGCTGCTGAACAGCGTGAACTGCTGGCGCACGCTCTCCACCACGCCCACGAAGCTGTTGCGCAGCTGACCGCCGCCAAGGCTCAGGGAGTCGCCGGGGAAGTGGCGGTTCCAGCAGAAGGTCACGATTGGCGGTGCGTGGCTGCTCGATTCCACCTTGGCGAGCTGATAGATCTGATCGGTGAGTGAGGTCACCGACGTCGCATCCACTCCCGTGCCGTCCTCCGTGGTGTCGAAGAACAGCTCTACGCTGAGCTTCTCGGCCTGGCCGCGGACGAACTGC from Pseudomonadota bacterium includes these protein-coding regions:
- a CDS encoding peptidoglycan-binding protein codes for the protein QFVRGQAEKLSVELFFDTTEDGTGVDATSVTSLTDQIYQLAKVESSSHAPPIVTFCWNRHFPGDSLSLGGGQLRNSFVGVVESVRQQFTLFSSEGVPLRATVNLVLREYRTLDQQLDELKLSSPDKSHAHTLAERDTLSGLAHSYYRQQHEWRRIARRNDVEDPRRLRTGDFLTVPIIEDDA